A genomic window from Vitis riparia cultivar Riparia Gloire de Montpellier isolate 1030 chromosome 18, EGFV_Vit.rip_1.0, whole genome shotgun sequence includes:
- the LOC117906751 gene encoding patellin-3 has translation MADETDVAPPPPLLAAASEVPPETAAPPETAASEEVLTVLDVAPPVTEKEVSPHKPSPPPEEVVAVVDSEKKVPQNLVSFKEESNRLADLSESERRALEELKQSVQEALRNGIFTSQPQPPPPPPPPQSAEKPPEKIEEASEKREPNPVAESEISTQEESAKDENVKPTPNPTIESILKHESPTQEDVSIWGIPLLKDERSDMILLKFLRAREFKVKEAFAMLKNTIFWRKEFGIDALVDDDLGEHLEKVVFMHGFDRDGHPVCYNVYGEFQNKELYQKTFSDEEKRMKFLRWRIQFLERSIRKLDFTPGGVNTIFQVNDLKNSPGPGKWELRQATKQALQLLQDNYPEFVAKQVFINVPWWYLAFYMMISPFLTQRTKSKFVFASPAKSAQTLFKYISPEQVPIQYGGLSVDYCDCNPDFGIADPVTEITVKPSTKQTVEILVSEQCVIVWEVRVVGWEVAYGAEFIPDAEDEYTVVVQKATKMAPTDDPVVCNSFKIKELGKIVITIDNPTSKKKKLLYRFKVKPYSN, from the exons ATGGCTGATGAAACCGACGTCGCGCCTCCCCCACCGCTTCTTGCAGCGGCATCGGAGGTGCCACCAGAGACGGCGGCGCCACCCGAGACGGCGGCATCGGAGGAAGTTCTGACTGTGCTGGACGTCGCTCCGCCGGTGACTGAGAAGGAGGTCTCGCCGCACAAACCGTCTCCTCCGCCCGAGGAGGTGGTGGCTGTGGTCGATTCGGAGAAGAAAGTGCCTCAGAATCTGGTGTCGTTCAAGGAGGAGAGCAACAGACTGGCGGATCTCAGCGAATCGGAGAGAAGGGCGCTGGAGGAGTTGAAGCAGTCGGTGCAAGAAGCCCTCAGAAATGGGATTTTCACTTCACAACCACAGCCACCACCGCCGCCTCCACCGCCTCAATCAGCAGAAAAACCACCTGAGAAAATCGAGGAAGCTTCTGAAAAAAGGGAACCAAACCCAGTTGCAGAATCGGAAATCAGCACCCAAGAAGAGAGTGCTAAAGATGAAAATGTGAAACCCACACCAAACCCAACAATTGAATCCATTCTCAAGCACGAAAGCCCAACTCAAGAGGATGTGTCCATCTGGGGGATTCCACTGCTGAAAGACGAGAGAAGCGATATGATTCTTCTCAAATTTCTGAGGGCGAGAGAGTTCAAGGTGAAGGAAGCTTTCGCCATGCTCAAAAACACCATCTTTTGGAGGAAAGAGTTTGGCATTGACGCATTGGTGGATGATGATTTGGGTGAGCACTTGGAGAAGGTGGTGTTCATGCATGGTTTTGACAGAGATGGCCACCCAGTGTGTTACAATGTGTATGGGGAGTTTCAGAACAAAGAATTGTACCAGAAGACGTTTTCTGATGAAGAGAAGAGGATGAAGTTCCTGAGATGGAGGATTCAGTTCTTGGAAAGGAGTATCAGGAAGCTTGATTTCACCCCTGGCGGCGTCAACACTATCTTTCAGGTTAATGATCTCAAGAATTCTCCCGGACCCGGAAAATGGGAGCTTAGGCAAGCCACCAAACAGGCCCTCCAGCTGCTGCAGGACAATTACCCTGAATTCGTTGCTAAACAG GTGTTCATCAATGTTCCTTGGTGGTATCTCGCATTCTATATGATGATCAGTCCATTCTTGACTCAGAGGACCAAGAGCAAGTTTGTATTTGCAAGCCCAGCCAAATCTGCCCAAACCCTTTTCAA ATACATATCTCCTGAGCAAGTACCAATTCAGTATGGTGGATTGAGTGTGGACTACTGTGATTGCAACCCTGATTTCGGTATTGCTGATCCAGTCACCGAGATTACTGTGAAACCATCAACCAAGCAAACAGTGGAAATATTAGTTTCTGAG CAATGCGTTATTGTATGGGAGGTCAGGGTAGTTGGGTGGGAGGTTGCCTACGGAGCTGAGTTCATTCCTGATGCTGAAGATGAGTATACCGTGGTTGTACAGAAGGCAACAAAGATGGCCCCAACTGATGATCCAGTAGTGTGTAACAGTTTCAAAATCAAGGAACTCGGGAAGATAGTGATCACTATTGATAACCCAAcatcaaagaagaagaagcttcTCTATAGGTTCAAGGTCAAACCCTACTCCAATTGA